In a genomic window of Helianthus annuus cultivar XRQ/B chromosome 10, HanXRQr2.0-SUNRISE, whole genome shotgun sequence:
- the LOC110884474 gene encoding abscisic acid receptor PYL4, whose translation MLSNPQNSPSFLLDRINTTTVTGGSGACGNTILQPTTTIPIPDSVARHHIHPVSPNQCCSAVIQHINAPISDVWSVIRRFDNPQAYKHFVKSCHVINGDGNVGTLREVHVISGLPAARSTERLEILDDEQHVISFSVVDGDHRLANYRSVTTLHPTPAGDGTVVVESYVVDIPPGNTKEEACVFVDTIVKCNLQSLAQISENKLR comes from the coding sequence ATGCTTTCAAACCCACAAAACTCACCATCTTTCTTACTAGACAGAATCAACACAACCACCGTAACCGGCGGCTCTGGCGCCTGTGGAAACACCATCTTACAACCCACCACCACTATTCCGATACCAGACTCCGTCGCACGCCACCACATCCACCCGGTAAGTCCCAACCAGTGCTGCTCCGCCGTGATCCAACACATCAACGCCCCAATCTCCGACGTATGGTCCGTCATCCGCCGCTTCGACAACCCACAAGCCTACAAACACTTTGTCAAAAGCTGCCATGTCATCAACGGAGATGGTAACGTCGGAACCCTAAGAGAAGTTCATGTCATCTCCGGCCTGCCCGCTGCCCGTTCTACTGAACGTCTTGAGATTTTAGATGATGAACAACATGTTATAAGTTTTAGTGTTGTTGATGGTGATCACCGGCTTGCTAACTACCGGTCTGTTACTACTCTTCACCCTACACCGGCCGGTGACGGAACGGTGGTTGTTGAGTCTTATGTTGTCGATATACCACCGGGGAATACTAAGGAAGAAGCGTGTGTGTTTGTAGACACTATTGTGAAATGTAACTTGCAGTCGTTGGCTCAGATCTCGGAGAATAAACTCCGGTGA